The Neodiprion virginianus isolate iyNeoVirg1 chromosome 5, iyNeoVirg1.1, whole genome shotgun sequence genome contains a region encoding:
- the LOC124305553 gene encoding uncharacterized protein LOC124305553, whose translation MHDVGRASGGLLMGINKAFKHEALETTPWWIIVRVSLENWSFILCNFYFSPSLPLQHLLDILQLTINDIRMTYRDELLVMGGDFNARVGSQGSVHEDALLGSSLHSTRSSLDTTHTARGSQLINFGDINGLILLNGRTPSNHPAQHTFCSSSGKSVIDLVWVDLAGANLIDDLQTMSEATTSDHFPVAATLNFPIKTPTSPYSSDSIPSSVKLRWNSPAQESYTNAMLLSQHLGISSETSTIDSLHTNLVSAIIEASKEAGMLTQNTQNTVQLTTHKPWFDKDCRDARKKLHQTLKLARAAKFNLSETEEYLNQKKSYKELISTKLNSYRLTVVQRFADISNTTQFWRTYNSFKKHSHSPSLPLATWSEFYKNVFPPRIIDNTTYFGVSDPILDTSITYDEIRRSINGMKNGKAPGPDAITGEFIKNLPSNCLLYIQSMFIEILDTEHIPSDWAQVAMFMLFKKGDQSDPGNYRGLAMINVLTKVFTTILKNRLIKWIDLTGALPEEQAGFTAKKGCIDNIFSLLAALQIGLRNKKSRLYGLFVDFRRAFDSVPHSALWRKLFLLGVSPKMIRILKCLYDQAELRVRSEGRLSGVFEVTEGVLQGEILSPILFILYLHDIVDFFRSKGAQGIQINNVYDLIMLLYADDLVILARTFSTLRKSLRILEEYCACNKLTVNMDRTKIIHFRKGGPRERRSLFYNGQPIEWADEYVYLGVPFTSSTLGLSAAKSASQKAHSAAGAALSTLASIKAESWHGITKIYEATVASTLLYASHIWGLRHLDTLEKSQLSFYKRLLLLPSGTPSAPLKHELNLSYVKTGVLRSALGWIARILEMDEHRIPKICFSRLVILANSLSTDPSYNWILQIEPLLELGNAPPTIWFSSSSAHWKRLTSKILSSFSANLRRLDLAAITEKTPCQVAIPRHLNSPIASYLKENPVHMARVLAQARLANNHYFSFSFKRMYYGINPQLLCSICNLQENENLAHIFLRCPVYRPYREHFIAPLYPTHATDDVSLLLNILNDLRPVTVKAVYLFLARSMNLRAFCLND comes from the coding sequence ATGCATGACGTGGGAAGGGCGAGTGGTGGACTCTTAATGGGCATCAACAAAGCTTTCAAACACGAAGCTCTAGAAACAACTCCTTGGTGGATTATTGTCAGGGTATCTCTGGAGAACTGGAGCTTTATCCTATGCAATTTTTACTTTAGTCCGTCTCTGCCACTTCAGCATCTTTTGGATATTCTTCAGTTGACCATAAATGACATACGAATGACTTATCGCGATGAGCTATTAGTGATGGGAGGTGACTTTAACGCCCGTGTAGGATCCCAGGGCTCAGTTCATGAAGATGCCCTTCTAGGCTCTTCGTTACACTCAACTCGTTCATCATTAGACACCACTCACACGGCCAGGGGCTCACAACTCATAAACTTCGGCGACATCAATGGACTCATCCTGCTAAACGGGAGAACCCCTAGCAATCACCCCGCCCAGCACACCTTCTGTTCCTCCTCTGGTAAGTCAGTCATAGATCTGGTATGGGTTGATCTCGCGGGTGCAAATCTTATAGACGACCTGCAGACTATGTCCGAAGCTACCACATCAGATCATTTCCCAGTTGCAGCAACACTAAACTTTCCCATAAAGACGCCAACCTCTCCTTACTCCTCTGACTCTATCCCCTCCTCCGTTAAGCTGAGATGGAACTCACCAGCACAGGAATCCTACACAAACGCCATGCTACTGTCTCAACACTTGGGGATCTCATCTGAGACCTCTACGATTGACTCTCTACACACAAACCTCGTCTCGGCAATCATAGAGGCCTCCAAAGAGGCAGGAATGTTAACGCAAAACACGCAAAACACTGTACAATTAACCACTCACAAACCGTGGTTTGACAAAGACTGTCGAGACGCTAGGAAAAAGCTACATCAAACTCTAAAGCTGGCCAGAGCTGccaaatttaatttatcagAAACTGAAGAATATTTAAACCAAAAAAAGAGTTACAAGGAGCTAATCTCCACCAAGCTCAACTCCTACAGGCTCACAGTTGTCCAGAGATTTGCTGACATTAGTAATACCACACAATTTTGGCGCACATATAACAGCTTCAAAAAGCACTCCCACTCGCCCTCTCTACCTCTTGCCACCTGGAgcgaattttataaaaatgtattccCGCCTAGAATTATAGACAACACTACCTATTTCGGAGTCTCAGACCCCATACTAGACACATCAATCACGTACGATGAGATTCGCAGGTCAATTAATGGCATGAAAAATGGTAAGGCACCAGGTCCAGACGCAATCACGGgtgaattcataaaaaatttgcctTCAAACTGTCTTCTCTACATACAATCGATGTTCATTGAGATCCTCGATACTGAGCACATTCCCAGTGACTGGGCTCAAGTTGCTATGTTCATGTTATTCAAAAAAGGAGACCAGTCGGACCCCGGTAATTACCGAGGTTTGGCTATGATAAATGTTCTAACAAAAGTTTTCACTACGATCTTGAAAAACAGGCTAATAAAATGGATTGATCTGACTGGTGCCTTGCCCGAGGAACAGGCAGGTTTCACAGCCAAAAAAGGCTGCATTGACAATATTTTCTCGCTATTGGCTGCCCTTCAAATAGGACTGAGAAACAAAAAGAGCCGCCTATACGGCCTCTTCGTTGATTTTAGGAGAGCCTTCGACTCCGTGCCACACAGCGCCCTCTGGAGGAAACTCTTCCTCTTGGGTGTCAGTCCAAAAATGATAAGAATCCTGAAGTGCTTGTACGACCAAGCAGAATTACGTGTTAGATCGGAAGGCCGCCTCTCGGGGGTGTTTGAGGTCACGGAGGGGGTTCTACAGGGAGAAATACTCAGtcctattttatttattctatattTGCACGACATAGTAGATTTCTTTAGGTCTAAAGGTGCACAAGGCATCCAAATCAATAATGTATATGACTTAATAATGCTACTGTACGCTGATGACCTGGTCATACTTGCTAGAACATTCTCTACTCTCAGGAAATCCCTCAGAATTCTTGAGGAATATTGTGCGTGTAAtaaactcactgtaaacatgGATAGAACCAAGATCATACACTTTAGGAAAGGTGGCCCAAGGGAAAGAAGGAGTCTCTTTTACAACGGTCAACCAATTGAATGGGCAGACGAGTACGTATACTTGGGAGTGCCGTTTACAAGCTCCACGCTGGGACTTTCGGCGGCTAAATCAGCTTCACAAAAAGCACATTCCGCCGCCGGGGCAGCGCTCTCGACGCTTGCTAGTATCAAAGCCGAGTCTTGGCATGGTATCACAAAGATTTACGAAGCCACTGTAGCTAGCACGCTCCTATATGCCTCTCATATTTGGGGCTTGCGACACCTAGACACACTTGAAAAGTCCCAACTAAGTTTTTACAAGAGACTCCTCCTTCTCCCAAGCGGTACCCCCAGTGCACCACTAAAACATGAGCTCAATTTATCCTATGTAAAGACCGGGGTGCTGAGATCGGCACTAGGATGGATCGCAAGGATTCTTGAGATGGACGAACATCGCATTCCTAAAATTTGCTTCAGCAGACTTGTAATTTTAGCAAACAGCTTATCCACCGATCCCAGTTACAACTGGATCTTGCAGATTGAACCCTTGCTGGAACTCGGTAATGCTCCACCAACAATCTGGTTCAGCTCATCCAGTGCTCATTGGAAAAGACTGACCTCCAAAATCCTGAGCTCATTCTCTGCCAATCTCAGGCGCCTTGATCTAGCTGCCATCACAGAAAAAACTCCTTGTCAAGTGGCAATTCCCCGTCATCTAAATTCGCCTATCGCATCATATCTCAAAGAAAACCCTGTTCATATGGCCAGAGTACTCGCACAGGCAAGACTTGCCAACAATCACTACTTCAGCTTTAGTTTTAAACGCATGTATTACGGTATAAACCCGCAACTTCTATGTTCAATTTGTAACCTAcaagaaaacgagaacctggcGCATATCTTTCTAAGGTGTCCAGTCTACAGACCCTACAGAGAACACTTCATCGCTCCATTATACCCTACTCACGCTACTGATGATGTCTCCCTGCTCCTCAACATCCTAAATGACCTTAGACCCGTGACAGTAAAAGCCGTTTACTTATTTCTAGCACGCTCGATGAACCTCAGAGCGTTTTGCTTAAATGACTAA